Proteins from one Shewanella pealeana ATCC 700345 genomic window:
- a CDS encoding FliI/YscN family ATPase: protein MRLTLKFNADILDWPKVPVAQVYGRLTRVNGLLLEAVGCQLGTGDRCHIECRDKQLVEAEVVGFYKDTLCLMPIEAASGLMPGARVMPIEGRCLIPSGLGILGRVLDGLGQPLDGLGCIKHLPHVPLQHKPTNPLMRKAIEEPLDVGIRAINALLPIGRGQRLGLFAGSGVGKSVLLGMMTRFTEADVVVVGLIGERGREVKEFIDESLGEEGRKRAVVIAAPADTTPLMRMRAMRLCHHIAATYRDQGKQVLLLVDSLTRYAQAQREIALSLGEPPATKGYPPSAFAQLPSLVEMAGNGQHPTGTLTAFYTVLTEGDDQQDPIADSARAILDGHIVLSRKLAEKGHFPAIDIGASVSRLATKVASEETLKQGQWFRHLNSRYNEVKDLLPLGGYQAGHDPEMDMAVSAYPKMAEFLRQSTNSQADHAHSITALAQLVSNMGYSL from the coding sequence ATGAGGCTGACGTTGAAATTTAACGCCGACATTTTAGATTGGCCTAAGGTTCCCGTCGCGCAAGTATACGGACGACTCACTCGAGTCAACGGCTTATTACTTGAGGCGGTTGGATGCCAGCTGGGCACCGGGGACAGATGTCACATAGAATGTCGTGATAAACAATTGGTAGAAGCCGAAGTCGTTGGCTTCTACAAAGACACCCTATGCTTAATGCCTATCGAAGCGGCATCTGGGTTAATGCCTGGTGCTCGAGTCATGCCTATTGAAGGCCGATGCCTTATTCCTTCAGGCCTAGGCATTCTCGGCCGCGTGCTCGACGGCTTAGGCCAGCCATTAGACGGACTCGGCTGCATTAAGCACTTACCTCATGTGCCACTACAGCATAAACCCACCAACCCCTTAATGCGTAAAGCCATTGAAGAACCATTGGATGTTGGGATAAGAGCCATCAATGCCCTACTCCCTATCGGCCGTGGCCAGCGCCTAGGCCTTTTTGCCGGTTCAGGTGTCGGTAAAAGTGTGCTGTTAGGCATGATGACCCGCTTTACTGAAGCCGATGTTGTGGTAGTAGGTCTAATAGGTGAACGTGGCCGAGAGGTCAAAGAATTTATCGATGAGTCACTAGGTGAAGAGGGACGCAAGCGAGCGGTCGTCATTGCAGCCCCAGCCGATACCACACCACTGATGCGAATGCGCGCAATGCGTTTATGCCACCACATTGCCGCCACCTATCGCGACCAAGGTAAACAAGTATTACTGCTGGTAGACTCCTTAACTCGATACGCACAGGCCCAGCGTGAGATTGCGCTGAGTCTAGGTGAGCCACCAGCAACCAAGGGCTATCCCCCTTCAGCTTTTGCTCAACTCCCCAGTTTGGTGGAGATGGCGGGTAATGGTCAGCACCCTACGGGCACACTTACCGCGTTTTACACCGTATTAACCGAAGGTGATGATCAGCAAGATCCTATCGCCGACTCAGCTCGTGCAATCTTAGATGGCCATATTGTCTTGAGCCGTAAACTTGCAGAGAAAGGTCACTTCCCCGCCATAGATATTGGCGCGTCAGTGAGCCGACTGGCAACCAAAGTCGCCAGTGAAGAAACCCTCAAGCAAGGCCAGTGGTTTCGGCATCTGAATAGCCGTTATAACGAGGTAAAAGATCTATTGCCACTGGGGGGTTATCAAGCGGGTCACGATCCAGAGATGGATATGGCGGTGAGCGCTTACCCTAAAATGGCTGAGTTTTTACGTCAAAGTACCAACTCACAAGCCGATCATGCCCATAGCATCACGGCCTTAGCGCAATTAGTCAGCAACATGGGATATTCATTGTAG
- the fliH gene encoding flagellar assembly protein FliH codes for MTTEIKSSDPRWRLTGAHARRHRFSPLIAPETDAEQSEMSWQDFQQAFDKGYDDGVQKGHQAGFDAGVEEGRQSGHAAGFNQGRIEGQQKGKDNIDDQLNSIIAPLGALKSLLEEGHSQQIAQQQTLILDLVRRVSLQVIRCELTLQPQQILNLVEETLSALPDDPTEVKIHLEPSAVDKLKELAADKIKHWTLVADASISAGGCRIVSATSDADASVETRLNSCLAQVQAHLNETPIAASSLANEADVEI; via the coding sequence ATGACGACTGAAATCAAAAGCTCAGACCCTCGCTGGCGCCTTACTGGTGCCCATGCTCGCCGTCACCGTTTTTCGCCTCTTATCGCTCCCGAAACCGATGCCGAACAAAGTGAAATGAGCTGGCAAGATTTTCAGCAGGCTTTCGATAAAGGCTATGATGATGGCGTGCAAAAAGGCCATCAAGCCGGCTTTGATGCAGGTGTTGAAGAGGGACGTCAGTCTGGCCATGCCGCAGGATTCAACCAAGGGCGCATTGAAGGTCAGCAAAAAGGTAAAGACAATATCGATGACCAGCTTAATAGTATTATCGCTCCTTTAGGTGCCCTGAAGTCACTACTCGAAGAAGGCCATAGTCAGCAGATAGCGCAGCAGCAAACGCTGATCTTAGATCTCGTTCGCCGAGTATCCTTACAGGTGATCCGCTGCGAACTGACCCTGCAACCACAACAGATCTTAAATTTGGTTGAAGAGACATTAAGCGCGCTACCAGATGATCCAACCGAGGTTAAAATCCATCTTGAACCGAGTGCAGTAGATAAGCTTAAAGAGCTGGCAGCCGATAAGATTAAGCATTGGACGCTGGTTGCAGACGCCAGTATTAGTGCCGGTGGTTGCCGTATCGTTAGCGCCACCTCAGATGCTGATGCATCGGTAGAGACTCGCCTTAATAGCTGTTTAGCCCAAGTTCAGGCTCACCTTAACGAGACCCCGATAGCGGCATCTAGCTTAGCAAATGAGGCTGACGTTGAAATTTAA
- a CDS encoding flagellar motor switch protein FliG, with protein sequence MDNLDQAAMLLLSMGEKGAAQVMAHLDRNDVQHLSHKMARLSSITQQEADAVLGRFFKRYQEQSGIARASRSYLQKTLDLALGDRVAKGLIDGIYGDEIKILVKRLEWVDPQLLAREIANEHCQLQAVLLGLLPPENAALVLEGLPASGQDEVLVRIAQLGDLDREVVDELRQLVERCMLMAMEKSHTQISGVRQVADILNRFNGDREQLMEMLKLHDKQLASSVADNMFDFIILGRQKQETLQEIMSTVPSEVLAFALKGIDAELKTTLLTALPKRMSSAIETQVEAIGTIPLSQAVAARKEIMEIAKQMADEGLIELQLFEEQVVE encoded by the coding sequence ATGGATAACCTAGACCAAGCAGCCATGCTGTTGCTCAGTATGGGAGAAAAAGGCGCGGCTCAGGTCATGGCTCACTTAGATCGCAACGACGTACAGCACCTTAGCCATAAAATGGCTCGTCTTTCTAGCATTACTCAGCAAGAGGCTGATGCCGTACTGGGACGCTTTTTTAAACGTTATCAGGAGCAGTCTGGTATCGCACGGGCTTCACGCTCTTACCTGCAAAAAACCTTAGACCTTGCCTTGGGCGACCGAGTGGCGAAGGGCTTAATCGATGGTATTTACGGTGACGAGATTAAGATCTTAGTTAAGCGACTCGAATGGGTTGACCCGCAGTTATTGGCGCGAGAAATTGCCAACGAACATTGCCAGCTACAAGCTGTGCTATTGGGGCTATTACCACCAGAGAACGCGGCTTTAGTGCTAGAGGGGCTGCCAGCATCAGGACAAGATGAAGTCCTAGTGCGTATCGCTCAACTCGGCGATCTCGACAGAGAAGTCGTTGATGAGCTGCGTCAATTAGTTGAGCGTTGCATGTTAATGGCCATGGAAAAGAGCCATACCCAAATTAGTGGCGTGCGCCAAGTTGCTGACATCTTGAATCGCTTTAATGGCGATAGAGAACAGCTGATGGAAATGCTCAAACTGCACGATAAGCAGCTTGCCAGCAGCGTTGCAGACAACATGTTCGACTTCATCATCTTGGGCCGCCAAAAACAAGAAACCTTGCAAGAGATCATGTCTACAGTTCCAAGTGAAGTACTGGCATTCGCACTGAAAGGGATCGATGCAGAGCTGAAAACCACCCTACTGACTGCGTTACCTAAGCGTATGTCATCAGCCATTGAAACCCAAGTGGAAGCCATAGGTACCATTCCATTGAGTCAAGCTGTGGCTGCACGTAAAGAGATCATGGAAATCGCCAAACAGATGGCTGATGAAGGCCTGATTGAGTTACAACTGTTTGAAGAGCAGGTGGTTGAATAA
- the fliF gene encoding flagellar basal-body MS-ring/collar protein FliF — translation MSTTLTQTSPAATNAGVNNPLNSLKEKWQQYNRGDRQVVILAVLAIVAACVIVLMLWSASQGYRPLYGNQEGVETSQIIEVLEAEGISYRIDANSGLILVTEDKLGPARMLLAARGVKAKVPSGMESLENSNIGTSQFMEQAKYRYSLEGELSRTIMALKAVKTARVHLAIPKKTLFIRQQPELPTASVMLELYAGSNIQPEQIESIVNLVAGSVTGMTPDRVQVVDQEGNHLSSSISVNKDITQARDRQLKYTQELEQSLIDRASSMLLPILGRDHFEVQVAANVNFNQVEETKESLDPLAVVTKENLTSNETNSDMALGIPGALSNQPPAAEADESNARRNLNSQESRQFDTGRSVRHTRYQQMQLENLSVSVLINKQSAGETGWTQTQLDQLSSMVQDAIGFSAARGDQFSINSFDFAPTQIAEFEPMPWWQGESYQTYLRYFIGALLGLAMIFFVLRPLVKHLTKTVEHNLKSIDEPAQPSLPPAQATVTKLEGGNNAQAIADQLIGQNQKTGDLNWSGDASLPEPSSPLAVKMEHLSLLANQEPARVAEVIAHWIGDTEHD, via the coding sequence ATGTCAACTACATTGACTCAAACCAGCCCTGCCGCAACGAATGCTGGTGTCAATAACCCGCTGAATTCACTGAAAGAAAAGTGGCAACAATATAATCGAGGCGACCGTCAGGTAGTGATATTAGCCGTACTCGCTATTGTTGCCGCTTGCGTCATTGTGTTGATGCTATGGAGTGCGAGTCAAGGCTACCGTCCCCTATATGGTAACCAAGAAGGCGTTGAAACTTCACAAATTATCGAGGTACTTGAAGCGGAAGGTATTAGTTATCGTATCGACGCGAACAGCGGGCTGATCTTGGTTACCGAAGATAAGCTCGGCCCTGCCCGCATGCTACTGGCAGCCCGTGGCGTTAAGGCTAAGGTGCCATCAGGAATGGAGTCGCTCGAAAACTCTAACATAGGCACCAGCCAGTTTATGGAACAGGCCAAGTATCGCTATAGCCTAGAGGGTGAGCTATCACGCACCATTATGGCATTGAAGGCGGTTAAGACCGCTCGAGTCCATTTGGCCATCCCTAAGAAAACCCTATTTATTCGTCAACAGCCTGAGTTACCTACAGCCTCAGTGATGCTTGAGCTCTATGCCGGTAGCAATATTCAACCGGAACAGATTGAGTCTATCGTCAACTTAGTGGCTGGTAGCGTTACCGGTATGACTCCCGATCGTGTGCAAGTTGTCGATCAAGAAGGTAACCACTTAAGCTCATCTATTAGCGTTAATAAAGATATCACTCAGGCACGAGACCGCCAGCTCAAATACACCCAAGAGTTAGAGCAAAGCTTAATTGATCGCGCCTCAAGCATGCTGCTGCCTATTCTCGGACGCGATCACTTTGAAGTACAAGTCGCTGCAAACGTGAACTTTAACCAAGTGGAAGAGACCAAAGAATCTCTAGACCCACTGGCAGTCGTCACCAAAGAGAATCTAACCAGTAATGAAACCAATAGCGATATGGCCCTGGGTATTCCTGGTGCTTTAAGCAATCAACCACCAGCCGCTGAAGCAGATGAGAGTAACGCCCGTCGTAACTTAAACTCACAGGAAAGCCGTCAATTCGACACCGGCCGCTCAGTCAGACACACCCGCTATCAACAGATGCAGTTAGAAAATCTATCGGTATCGGTACTGATTAATAAACAATCCGCCGGAGAGACGGGCTGGACTCAGACTCAACTAGACCAATTAAGCAGCATGGTACAGGACGCGATTGGCTTCTCTGCCGCTCGAGGCGATCAATTCAGTATTAACAGCTTTGATTTTGCACCAACCCAAATTGCTGAATTTGAACCTATGCCATGGTGGCAGGGTGAAAGTTATCAAACCTACTTACGCTACTTTATCGGCGCGCTATTAGGCCTTGCAATGATATTTTTCGTCTTGCGCCCTCTGGTTAAGCATCTGACCAAAACGGTTGAGCATAACTTAAAAAGCATTGATGAGCCTGCGCAGCCAAGCTTGCCACCAGCACAAGCGACCGTTACCAAACTGGAAGGCGGTAATAATGCACAAGCAATCGCAGATCAGTTGATAGGGCAAAACCAGAAGACTGGCGACCTTAACTGGAGCGGCGATGCTAGCCTTCCAGAACCAAGCTCACCTTTAGCGGTCAAGATGGAGCACCTCAGTTTACTCGCTAACCAAGAGCCTGCACGCGTAGCTGAAGTGATAGCCCACTGGATTGGCGATACTGAGCATGATTAA
- the fliE gene encoding flagellar hook-basal body complex protein FliE: protein MSNANIASAQLMMQQLNIHSEMAKGAISVTPNPRDFGLQPPSFTELMKNKVAAVNTDQNASAALMRAVDTGQSGDLVGAMVASQKAGLAFSTMIQIRNRLVQAFDEVMKMPV from the coding sequence ATGTCAAATGCCAATATAGCCAGTGCTCAGTTAATGATGCAACAGCTCAACATCCATTCAGAGATGGCAAAAGGAGCGATAAGCGTCACGCCCAATCCAAGAGATTTTGGGCTACAGCCACCTTCATTTACTGAATTGATGAAAAATAAAGTGGCCGCCGTCAATACTGATCAAAATGCATCGGCAGCCCTAATGAGAGCGGTAGATACAGGTCAGAGTGGTGACTTAGTCGGCGCCATGGTGGCCTCGCAAAAAGCGGGACTCGCTTTTTCCACCATGATCCAAATTCGAAATCGTTTAGTACAAGCGTTTGACGAAGTTATGAAGATGCCAGTCTGA